The following are encoded in a window of Salegentibacter mishustinae genomic DNA:
- a CDS encoding RNA polymerase sigma factor, translating to MTPTITHINDLVARCQKGDQRAQMEVYERYYRAMYNTSVRIVKDSAEAEDIMQEAFLKAFSKINTLQEVSTFGAWLKRIVVNLSINSFNHKVKLNEVTYNDELKNEADESEGIILENDSKNEKVKKILRTLNSLKENYRVALTLHLIEGYDYEEIGEILNLSYANCRTTISRAKDSLRKTLLKDETA from the coding sequence TTGACACCAACCATCACACATATTAATGATCTTGTTGCACGTTGCCAAAAAGGTGATCAGCGCGCACAAATGGAAGTGTATGAGCGCTATTATAGGGCAATGTACAATACCTCGGTACGTATTGTAAAAGATTCCGCCGAAGCAGAAGATATTATGCAGGAAGCTTTTTTAAAGGCTTTTTCAAAAATAAACACTTTACAGGAAGTTTCCACTTTTGGTGCCTGGTTAAAAAGAATAGTTGTGAATCTAAGTATTAATTCCTTCAACCATAAGGTAAAATTAAATGAGGTAACCTATAACGATGAGTTGAAAAACGAAGCAGATGAAAGCGAGGGAATTATCCTTGAAAATGATTCAAAAAATGAAAAAGTAAAAAAGATTTTAAGAACGCTTAATAGTCTTAAAGAAAATTACCGTGTTGCCTTAACGCTGCACTTAATTGAAGGTTACGATTACGAAGAGATTGGGGAGATTTTAAATCTCAGCTATGCAAATTGCCGAACAACGATCTCCCGGGCCAAAGATAGCCTTAGAAAAACATTACTGAAAGATGAAACGGCATGA
- a CDS encoding head GIN domain-containing protein, translating to MKNLFLILAVSFIATTPAQSQWWGSNETVRGNGDMTSEKRNTADYDEISLVGSMDVELVSGTEGNLTVEAESNLQEYITTEVNGGTLKISVEKGYNLKPSRNNGIKVTVPFKDLSAVEVTGSGDIWNTSKITAKRFNTKVTGSGDIKLELEVEDLSGQVTGSGDILLSGTARDFDCKVTGSGDFKAYDLRAENVEATVMGSGDIQISANSSLKAKVMGSGDIKYKGNPKNQDFKTSGSGSVSSH from the coding sequence ATGAAAAATCTATTCTTAATATTAGCAGTATCATTTATCGCTACTACTCCTGCACAAAGCCAATGGTGGGGAAGCAACGAAACCGTAAGAGGTAATGGCGATATGACTTCAGAAAAAAGAAACACTGCAGATTACGATGAAATATCGCTGGTAGGCTCAATGGATGTTGAACTGGTTTCTGGTACCGAAGGTAATTTAACTGTAGAGGCCGAAAGCAACCTGCAGGAATATATCACTACCGAAGTAAACGGAGGCACATTGAAAATTTCAGTAGAAAAAGGTTATAATTTGAAACCTTCCAGGAATAATGGTATTAAAGTCACTGTTCCCTTTAAGGATCTATCGGCTGTGGAAGTAACCGGATCTGGCGATATTTGGAATACATCAAAAATAACTGCAAAAAGATTTAACACAAAGGTAACCGGCTCGGGCGACATTAAATTAGAGCTGGAAGTAGAAGATCTCTCAGGACAAGTTACCGGGTCTGGGGATATCCTGTTATCTGGAACAGCAAGGGATTTTGATTGCAAAGTTACCGGTTCTGGAGATTTTAAAGCTTACGACCTAAGAGCTGAAAATGTGGAAGCTACCGTAATGGGATCTGGAGATATTCAAATTTCAGCAAATTCAAGCTTAAAAGCTAAGGTAATGGGCTCGGGAGATATTAAATACAAAGGAAACCCAAAGAATCAGGATTTTAAAACTTCGGGATCAGGTTCGGTTTCATCACATTAA
- a CDS encoding MFS transporter, with amino-acid sequence MKVLPKGHKKLVRAWAFYDWANSVYSLVISSAIFPIFYGALTIIKDEDGTILDDTVDFLGISFNNDSLISYVTAAAFLVVSILSPFLSGIADYVGNKKNFLKFFCYLGALSCIGLFWFNLEYLWFGLLCYFLALIGFWASLVFYNSYLPDIAFPEQQDKVSAQGFSLGYIGSVILLIICLVMILNYEAFGFESEALPTRLSFVLTGVWWIGFSQYTYAYLPKGNKKAAFTKNVLFNGFRELRGIWITLKHNIQLKRYLIAFFVYSMAVQTIMLIATYFGIEELEWGEQDATTGLIISILLIQLVAVAGATLTSRLAVRFGNIKILIFINLIWIAICGYAFFIVSPQQFYVAAASVGLVMGGIQSLSRSTYSKMLPQNAIDTASYFSFYDVAEKIGIVIGMFLYGVVAQITGSVRNSILFLVVFFIAGVILLLRVPIKNPATKDRI; translated from the coding sequence ATGAAGGTACTTCCCAAAGGGCATAAAAAATTAGTACGTGCCTGGGCTTTTTATGATTGGGCAAATTCGGTTTACAGCCTTGTTATTTCATCAGCTATTTTTCCTATTTTCTATGGCGCTCTTACTATAATAAAAGATGAAGACGGTACTATTCTGGATGATACTGTAGATTTTTTGGGAATAAGCTTCAATAACGATTCTTTGATAAGTTATGTCACGGCAGCCGCCTTTTTGGTGGTTTCTATTTTAAGTCCGTTTTTATCGGGAATTGCCGATTATGTAGGTAATAAGAAGAATTTCCTAAAGTTTTTCTGTTATTTAGGAGCATTATCCTGTATTGGTCTTTTTTGGTTCAACCTTGAATACCTGTGGTTTGGTTTACTCTGTTATTTTCTTGCCCTTATAGGTTTTTGGGCCAGTTTGGTTTTTTATAATTCCTATCTGCCCGATATTGCTTTTCCAGAACAACAGGATAAGGTTAGTGCGCAGGGATTTTCTTTGGGATATATTGGTAGTGTGATTTTGTTAATCATTTGCCTGGTAATGATCTTGAATTACGAGGCTTTTGGTTTTGAAAGTGAAGCCTTACCCACACGTTTATCTTTTGTTTTAACAGGAGTTTGGTGGATTGGTTTTAGCCAATACACTTATGCTTATTTACCTAAAGGAAATAAAAAAGCCGCATTTACTAAAAATGTGCTTTTCAATGGATTTAGAGAACTTCGTGGGATATGGATTACCCTTAAACATAACATTCAGCTTAAAAGATATTTAATTGCTTTTTTTGTTTATAGTATGGCGGTGCAAACCATAATGCTGATTGCTACTTATTTTGGAATTGAAGAGCTAGAGTGGGGGGAGCAGGATGCCACTACGGGATTAATTATTAGTATTTTATTAATTCAATTAGTTGCAGTAGCTGGTGCTACTTTAACTTCCAGGTTAGCAGTGAGGTTTGGAAACATTAAAATCCTGATCTTTATCAACCTTATTTGGATAGCTATCTGCGGTTATGCCTTTTTTATTGTTAGTCCGCAGCAGTTTTATGTAGCGGCCGCTTCAGTAGGTTTGGTAATGGGCGGGATACAATCCCTGTCCAGGTCTACCTATTCTAAAATGCTTCCTCAAAATGCTATAGATACTGCAAGTTATTTCAGCTTCTATGATGTAGCCGAAAAAATTGGAATCGTTATAGGAATGTTTCTTTATGGAGTGGTAGCGCAAATTACCGGAAGTGTACGAAATTCAATTTTATTCCTGGTGGTTTTCTTTATCGCGGGAGTAATTTTGCTGCTGCGGGTACCAATAAAAAATCCTGCCACAAAAGACAGGATTTAA
- a CDS encoding M48 family metallopeptidase: MKLKKSISIVAVLLLVVACKTNPFTGEKNLNFVSNDQLFPSSFEQYDQFLSENEVVTGTAESQMIKRVGNKIETAAERYLNANGYQGFLEDFRWEYNLVKDDAVNAFAMPGGKIVFYTGILPVAETETGVAVVMAHEIAHALADHGAQRMSAAQLQQLGAVAGSVAVSGRSQETQQIFAQAYGLGTQLGVMLPFSRSHETEADRIGLTLMAIAGYDPDEAADLWRRMAAQSDGQAPPEFLSTHPSNQTRINNLQKWAPEAKAEAKKYGVTSYN, from the coding sequence ATGAAACTTAAAAAATCAATTAGTATTGTGGCTGTTTTACTGCTCGTAGTGGCATGTAAAACCAATCCTTTTACTGGAGAAAAGAATTTAAATTTTGTTTCTAACGATCAATTATTTCCCAGCTCCTTTGAGCAATACGATCAGTTTTTATCTGAAAATGAAGTGGTAACCGGAACTGCTGAATCGCAAATGATTAAGCGAGTAGGTAATAAAATAGAAACTGCTGCCGAAAGATATTTAAACGCGAATGGTTACCAGGGTTTTCTAGAAGATTTTAGATGGGAATATAACCTGGTAAAAGACGATGCAGTAAATGCATTTGCAATGCCCGGCGGAAAAATAGTTTTCTACACCGGAATTTTACCCGTAGCTGAAACAGAAACTGGTGTAGCCGTAGTAATGGCTCACGAAATTGCGCACGCCCTTGCAGATCACGGTGCGCAAAGAATGAGTGCTGCACAATTGCAGCAACTTGGTGCTGTAGCCGGTTCTGTAGCCGTTAGCGGAAGAAGCCAGGAAACTCAACAAATTTTTGCACAAGCTTATGGTTTGGGAACGCAATTAGGAGTGATGTTACCTTTTAGCCGTAGCCACGAAACCGAGGCCGATAGGATAGGCTTAACTTTAATGGCAATTGCCGGTTACGATCCCGATGAAGCTGCCGATCTATGGAGAAGAATGGCTGCCCAAAGTGATGGCCAGGCTCCACCGGAGTTTTTGAGTACTCACCCGTCTAACCAAACAAGGATTAACAACTTGCAAAAATGGGCACCAGAAGCTAAGGCTGAAGCCAAGAAATATGGGGTTACAAGTTATAATTAG
- a CDS encoding alpha/beta fold hydrolase — MNQQKKDQIPVQRLLVPNYIRYTGKVLSKLSPFVASRFAAQLFLTPFKYKLPEREKNMDELSKQYRLTIPKTSREIVVYEFGKSNKKILLVHGWSGRGTQLAKIAEALKDKGYSTVSFDAPAHGKAPGQKSMMLDFIDAVQILDEKYGPFEAVIGHSLGGMATLRAAKEGLKAKKLVIIGTANSITHITRDFAKNLKMNRKVADKMKAHFDKKFDIDLDSYSGAISAKDVSTPTLVIHDKNDVDVEISSAYDIDEALENSELYTTKGLGHRRILGDPEVINKITTFIAV; from the coding sequence ATGAATCAGCAAAAAAAAGATCAAATCCCTGTACAAAGATTATTGGTACCTAATTATATAAGGTATACTGGAAAAGTACTTTCAAAACTTTCCCCTTTCGTGGCTAGCAGATTTGCCGCCCAGCTTTTCTTAACTCCGTTTAAATACAAGCTTCCAGAGCGGGAGAAGAATATGGACGAGCTTTCTAAACAATATCGTCTTACCATTCCTAAAACCAGTCGGGAAATTGTAGTATACGAATTTGGCAAAAGCAACAAGAAGATCTTATTGGTTCACGGCTGGAGCGGTCGTGGAACGCAATTAGCTAAAATTGCGGAGGCACTCAAAGATAAGGGATACAGTACTGTTAGTTTTGATGCACCCGCACATGGGAAAGCCCCGGGCCAAAAAAGTATGATGCTCGATTTTATTGACGCTGTGCAAATTTTAGACGAAAAATATGGTCCTTTTGAAGCCGTAATTGGGCATTCTTTAGGTGGAATGGCGACGCTGCGAGCGGCGAAAGAAGGTTTAAAAGCAAAGAAACTTGTAATAATAGGTACTGCGAATAGCATCACGCATATAACCCGTGATTTTGCAAAAAACCTAAAAATGAATAGAAAAGTGGCCGATAAAATGAAAGCGCACTTTGACAAGAAATTTGATATTGATCTGGATAGTTATTCAGGGGCGATTTCAGCTAAAGACGTCTCAACTCCTACCCTGGTTATCCACGATAAAAATGATGTAGATGTTGAAATATCTTCTGCTTATGATATTGATGAGGCACTTGAAAACAGTGAACTTTACACTACCAAAGGTTTGGGACATCGTCGCATCTTAGGCGATCCTGAGGTAATTAACAAAATCACAACGTTCATCGCGGTATAA
- the msrB gene encoding peptide-methionine (R)-S-oxide reductase MsrB encodes MKKILPFLLAVFIISCQGNAQKDQKEGKEKQEEFEVSKTEEEWKAELTDAEYRVLRKAATEPSFSSPLNDIKEPGTFVCAACGNELYETEHKFMSGTGWPSFDRAIEGGVAYGTDSKLGYQRNEVHCARCGGHLGHVFDDGPRETTGKRHCINGIAMDFEPKEK; translated from the coding sequence ATGAAAAAGATACTACCGTTTTTACTGGCCGTTTTTATTATTAGCTGCCAGGGTAATGCCCAAAAAGATCAAAAAGAAGGAAAGGAAAAACAAGAAGAATTTGAAGTTTCTAAAACTGAAGAGGAGTGGAAAGCAGAATTAACCGATGCTGAATACCGAGTTTTGAGAAAAGCTGCCACCGAACCATCGTTCTCTAGTCCTTTAAATGATATAAAAGAACCCGGAACTTTTGTTTGCGCTGCCTGCGGAAATGAATTATACGAAACCGAACACAAATTTATGAGCGGTACAGGCTGGCCAAGTTTTGACCGCGCCATTGAAGGCGGAGTTGCTTATGGTACCGATTCTAAATTAGGCTATCAAAGAAACGAAGTACACTGTGCACGCTGTGGCGGGCATTTGGGTCACGTTTTTGACGATGGGCCGAGAGAAACCACCGGAAAAAGACATTGCATTAATGGAATAGCAATGGATTTTGAACCAAAAGAAAAATAA
- the msrB gene encoding peptide-methionine (R)-S-oxide reductase MsrB, with protein sequence MKKYSIEKPETEWKEQLSEEQFRVLRKKGTEAPHTGKYNMHFEDGEYFCAGCGEKLFESVAKFDSGCGWPSFDKAIEGKVEYVQDKTFGMIRTEILCANCGGHLGHVFDDGPTDTGQRYCVNSASINFNK encoded by the coding sequence ATGAAGAAATACAGTATAGAAAAACCTGAAACCGAATGGAAAGAACAACTTTCTGAAGAACAATTTCGGGTATTAAGAAAAAAAGGCACTGAAGCACCACATACCGGCAAATACAATATGCATTTTGAAGATGGAGAATATTTTTGCGCTGGTTGTGGGGAAAAACTTTTTGAGAGCGTAGCAAAATTTGACAGTGGCTGTGGCTGGCCAAGTTTTGATAAAGCCATAGAAGGAAAAGTAGAATATGTACAGGATAAAACCTTTGGAATGATAAGAACCGAAATTCTTTGCGCTAATTGCGGCGGCCATCTTGGCCACGTTTTTGATGATGGTCCTACCGATACCGGCCAGCGCTATTGCGTAAATTCCGCAAGTATTAATTTTAATAAATAA
- the lpdA gene encoding dihydrolipoyl dehydrogenase, which yields MSKYDIIVLGSGPGGYVTAIRASQLGFKTAIVEKESLGGVCLNWGCIPTKALLKSAEVFDYLKHAEDYGLSLEKADKDFSKVVKRSRDVAAGMSKGVQFLMKKNKIDVIEGFGKLKSGKKIAVTDKNDKTKEYEADNIIVATGARSRELPNLKQDGKKVIGYREAMTLEKQPKSMIVVGSGAIGVEFAHFYNAMGTDVTVVEFLPNVVPLEDEEISKQFERSIKKAGIKVMTNSSVESVDTSGKTVKAKVKTKKGEETLEADVVLSAVGIKTNIENIGLEDLKIKTEKDKIVVDDFYKTNVDGIYAIGDVVHGPALAHVASAEGILCVEKIKGMDVEPLDYGNIPGCTYATPEIASVGMTEKQAKEAGYEIKVGKFPFSASGKAKAAGKSEGFVKVIFDAKYGEWLGCHMIGAGVTDMIAEAVLGRKLETTGHEVLKAVHPHPTMSEAVMEAVAAAYDEVIHI from the coding sequence ATGAGTAAATACGATATCATTGTTTTAGGTAGTGGCCCTGGAGGTTACGTAACCGCAATTAGAGCATCACAATTAGGATTTAAAACCGCAATTGTGGAAAAAGAAAGCCTTGGGGGTGTTTGTTTAAACTGGGGATGTATCCCAACTAAAGCACTGCTGAAAAGTGCCGAGGTTTTTGATTACCTAAAACATGCCGAAGATTATGGATTAAGCCTTGAAAAAGCTGATAAAGATTTTTCAAAAGTCGTTAAGCGTAGTCGCGATGTTGCTGCTGGAATGAGCAAAGGTGTTCAATTCTTAATGAAGAAAAATAAAATTGATGTCATTGAAGGTTTCGGAAAATTAAAGTCCGGCAAAAAAATCGCTGTGACCGATAAAAATGATAAAACTAAAGAATACGAGGCAGACAATATTATTGTGGCTACCGGAGCTCGTTCTCGTGAATTACCAAACCTTAAGCAGGATGGTAAAAAAGTAATTGGTTACCGTGAGGCAATGACGCTAGAAAAACAACCAAAATCTATGATCGTGGTTGGTTCTGGTGCTATTGGAGTTGAGTTTGCTCATTTCTATAATGCCATGGGAACAGATGTTACTGTGGTAGAATTTTTGCCAAATGTAGTGCCTTTGGAAGATGAAGAAATCTCCAAACAATTTGAGCGCAGCATCAAAAAAGCCGGAATTAAGGTAATGACCAATTCATCGGTAGAAAGTGTAGATACTTCAGGGAAAACTGTTAAAGCTAAGGTGAAAACCAAAAAGGGCGAAGAAACGCTTGAAGCAGATGTGGTACTTTCTGCAGTTGGAATTAAAACCAATATTGAAAATATAGGACTTGAAGATCTAAAGATCAAGACCGAAAAGGATAAAATTGTTGTAGACGATTTTTATAAAACTAATGTAGACGGAATATACGCCATTGGAGATGTAGTTCACGGCCCAGCCCTTGCTCACGTTGCTTCTGCAGAAGGAATTCTTTGTGTAGAAAAAATAAAAGGAATGGATGTAGAGCCACTTGATTATGGAAACATCCCTGGTTGTACTTATGCTACGCCTGAAATCGCTTCTGTTGGAATGACTGAAAAGCAAGCTAAAGAAGCTGGTTATGAGATTAAAGTAGGTAAATTCCCCTTCTCTGCTTCAGGTAAAGCAAAGGCCGCAGGAAAGTCGGAAGGATTTGTAAAAGTGATCTTTGATGCCAAATATGGCGAATGGTTAGGTTGCCATATGATTGGTGCCGGAGTTACCGATATGATCGCTGAAGCTGTACTTGGACGTAAGTTGGAAACTACAGGACACGAAGTATTAAAAGCGGTTCACCCTCACCCAACAATGAGTGAAGCGGTAATGGAAGCCGTTGCTGCTGCATATGATGAAGTAATTCATATTTAA